A genomic stretch from Hydrogenimonas urashimensis includes:
- a CDS encoding YdcH family protein — translation MLHEYRDIISKLKVENAHFAKIFERHNELDDTVTEVEEGRQHMDDLELEKLKKEKLRLKDEAYRMILEYKKEHGL, via the coding sequence ATGCTTCATGAATATCGCGATATCATCAGCAAGCTGAAAGTCGAAAACGCACATTTCGCCAAAATTTTCGAGCGCCACAACGAGCTCGACGATACAGTTACGGAAGTGGAAGAGGGACGCCAGCACATGGACGACCTTGAGCTCGAAAAACTGAAAAAAGAGAAACTCCGACTCAAAGACGAAGCCTATCGCATGATTCTCGAATACAAAAAAGAGCACGGACTCTAA
- the argJ gene encoding bifunctional glutamate N-acetyltransferase/amino-acid acetyltransferase ArgJ, whose protein sequence is MYTVISVEGGVCAPDGFFADGIACGLKPDDQKDLAFIYSDTLCDIRAVFTTNRFQAAPILHFKKEGIEQTNFVLINAKNANAMTGSAGVEDVELVLEHAKALLKKPIHPVMSSTGVIGVPLPKEKIMRGLERFDLSRKDPMAAARAIMTTDSYEKSVAFEVRLENGDSFRIGAMAKGAGMINPAMATMLCFITTDAALPADEMPALLRASVATTFNAISVDGDTSTNDTVMLLSNGKSGVYDREAFLFALEKAMHELALKIVSDGEGATKCVAFKITGAANREEAAVAAKALTNSLLVKTALFGEDPNWGRIASTIGASGVKCAPEKLTITFGNVTVYERGAILFDSETEEKAARIMRKKAFAIHCDLGMGPGAFTAYGCDLGHEYVKINADYRT, encoded by the coding sequence ATGTATACAGTCATTTCCGTTGAAGGCGGCGTCTGCGCCCCGGATGGTTTTTTCGCAGACGGCATCGCCTGCGGTCTCAAACCCGACGACCAGAAAGATCTCGCTTTTATCTATTCGGATACCCTGTGCGATATACGGGCCGTTTTCACCACGAACCGTTTTCAGGCGGCCCCCATCCTCCATTTCAAAAAAGAGGGGATCGAGCAGACAAACTTCGTTCTGATCAATGCCAAAAACGCCAATGCCATGACAGGCTCCGCCGGCGTCGAAGATGTCGAACTCGTACTCGAACATGCCAAAGCCCTCCTAAAGAAACCGATCCATCCCGTCATGAGTTCCACGGGTGTCATCGGCGTCCCTCTCCCGAAAGAGAAGATCATGCGGGGGCTCGAAAGGTTCGATCTCTCCCGCAAAGACCCGATGGCTGCGGCCCGGGCCATCATGACGACCGACAGCTATGAAAAGAGTGTGGCATTCGAAGTGCGACTGGAAAACGGCGATTCTTTCCGTATCGGAGCCATGGCCAAAGGCGCGGGGATGATCAATCCCGCCATGGCGACGATGCTCTGTTTCATCACCACCGATGCCGCTCTTCCTGCAGACGAAATGCCCGCCCTGCTAAGAGCGTCGGTCGCCACGACCTTCAATGCCATCAGCGTCGACGGCGACACATCCACCAACGACACCGTCATGCTTCTTTCCAACGGGAAATCCGGTGTCTACGATCGGGAAGCTTTCCTGTTCGCTCTTGAAAAAGCGATGCACGAACTCGCTTTGAAAATCGTTTCCGACGGGGAAGGCGCCACCAAGTGCGTCGCATTCAAAATTACCGGTGCCGCCAACCGCGAAGAGGCGGCTGTGGCGGCGAAGGCCCTGACCAATTCCCTCCTGGTCAAAACAGCACTCTTCGGCGAAGACCCCAATTGGGGACGTATCGCGTCCACCATCGGAGCGAGCGGCGTAAAATGCGCCCCCGAGAAACTGACCATAACGTTCGGAAACGTCACGGTCTACGAGAGGGGGGCGATTCTTTTCGACAGCGAAACAGAAGAAAAAGCGGCCCGCATCATGCGAAAAAAGGCCTTTGCCATCCATTGCGACCTCGGTATGGGACCGGGCGCTTTCACTGCCTACGGATGCGACCTCGGACATGAATATGTCAAAATCAATGCGGATTACAGGACATAA
- the gpmI gene encoding 2,3-bisphosphoglycerate-independent phosphoglycerate mutase, whose product MAKKTILIITDGIGYKPHSRANAFEAAKKPTYDRLFKEVPYSLIHTYGLHVGLPEGQMGNSEVGHMTIGSGRVLYQDLVKISLALKDGSLKTNKVFRELLDKSDRLHLIGLMSDGGVHSHIEHTIGLAKMAAEAGKKVFLHLITDGRDVSPTSAPLYLKQIEEIVSENILIATLGGRFYTMDRDQRWERVEKGYRAIVEASPKTDLSPIDYVQKCYAEDMTDEFILPTAFAGHEGMEEGDGVLFINFRSDRMREIVTAIGDPKFDKFERKPIHVHIATMTEYDKSFPYPVLFRKEVPKNTLAEVIADAGLTQLHTAETEKYAHVTFFFNGGVEEPVLNESRVLIPSPKVKTYDMKPQMSAPEVGDAVLTAMEEAYDFIVVNFANGDMVGHTGNFEAAVKAVEAVDAQLGRIFDKAEEKDYRVVLTSDHGNCEEMMDEEGHILTNHTVGDVWCFIKAPGVKEVKPGALNNIAPTVLKLMELPIPKEMDEPLI is encoded by the coding sequence GTGGCGAAAAAGACCATTCTCATCATCACGGACGGTATCGGTTACAAGCCCCATTCCAGGGCCAATGCGTTCGAAGCGGCGAAAAAACCTACCTACGACAGGCTTTTCAAAGAGGTTCCCTATTCGCTCATCCATACCTATGGACTCCATGTGGGTCTGCCCGAAGGGCAGATGGGCAACTCGGAGGTGGGGCATATGACGATAGGAAGCGGGCGTGTGCTCTATCAGGACCTGGTCAAAATCTCCCTGGCGCTCAAAGACGGTTCTCTCAAAACCAACAAAGTGTTTCGTGAACTTCTTGACAAAAGCGATCGGCTTCATCTGATCGGCTTGATGAGCGACGGTGGGGTGCATTCGCATATCGAACACACGATAGGACTGGCGAAAATGGCGGCGGAAGCCGGGAAAAAGGTCTTTTTGCACCTGATTACGGACGGACGCGACGTCTCGCCCACGTCGGCCCCCCTCTATCTCAAACAGATCGAAGAGATAGTGAGTGAAAACATTCTCATCGCGACGCTCGGCGGACGTTTTTACACGATGGACCGTGATCAGCGCTGGGAACGTGTGGAAAAGGGGTACCGTGCCATTGTCGAAGCGTCACCGAAAACCGACCTTTCGCCCATCGACTATGTCCAAAAGTGCTATGCCGAAGATATGACGGACGAGTTCATCCTGCCGACGGCGTTTGCGGGGCATGAGGGCATGGAGGAAGGAGACGGTGTGCTTTTCATCAATTTCCGAAGCGACCGGATGCGGGAGATCGTCACGGCGATCGGGGACCCGAAGTTCGACAAATTCGAGCGCAAGCCGATCCATGTCCATATCGCGACGATGACCGAGTACGACAAGTCGTTTCCCTACCCGGTGCTTTTCAGAAAAGAGGTGCCGAAAAACACACTGGCGGAAGTGATCGCCGATGCGGGCCTGACGCAGCTGCATACGGCGGAAACGGAAAAGTATGCCCATGTCACCTTCTTCTTCAACGGGGGGGTCGAAGAGCCGGTGCTCAACGAGTCGCGCGTGCTGATTCCGAGTCCGAAGGTGAAAACCTACGACATGAAGCCGCAGATGAGCGCGCCGGAGGTGGGCGATGCGGTGCTGACCGCGATGGAGGAGGCATACGACTTCATCGTCGTCAACTTCGCCAACGGCGACATGGTGGGCCATACGGGCAATTTTGAAGCGGCTGTCAAGGCGGTCGAGGCGGTCGATGCGCAGCTTGGGCGCATTTTCGACAAAGCGGAAGAGAAGGATTACAGGGTCGTGCTCACCTCCGACCACGGCAACTGCGAAGAGATGATGGACGAAGAGGGGCACATTCTGACCAACCACACTGTCGGCGATGTATGGTGTTTTATCAAGGCGCCGGGCGTCAAAGAGGTCAAACCGGGTGCGCTCAACAACATCGCTCCGACGGTGTTGAAGCTGATGGAGCTTCCGATACCCAAAGAGATGGATGAACCTTTGATTTGA
- the accA gene encoding acetyl-CoA carboxylase carboxyl transferase subunit alpha — translation MATYLPFEEKLKEIEDEIAAAKVRGDTEAVVILEKDLEKELTKVYKNLSDYQKLQLARHPDRPYALDYVRTLMHDAIEIHGDRTYRDDPAIICYLGYIGEEKCLVIGEQKGRGTKNKLKRNFGMPHPEGYRKALRAAKLAEKFDIPILMLIDTPGAYPGLGAEERGQSEAIARNLLELSRLDTITVSVVIGEGGSGGALAIGVADRLAMMRYSIFSVISPEGCAAILWNDPAKVEQATKALKITPDELLKMDLIDQIIDEPLIGAHRDKEGAAKAVGDYFLAQLAELKGLDRDERLKKRYEKMMGYGAFAEPQKKE, via the coding sequence GTGGCAACCTATCTTCCGTTTGAGGAGAAACTCAAGGAGATTGAGGATGAAATCGCCGCGGCGAAGGTACGAGGCGATACGGAAGCGGTTGTTATACTGGAAAAAGATCTCGAAAAAGAGCTGACGAAAGTCTACAAAAACCTCTCGGATTATCAAAAACTTCAGCTCGCACGGCATCCCGACCGCCCCTACGCGCTCGACTATGTCCGCACTTTGATGCATGACGCCATCGAAATCCATGGCGACAGGACGTACCGCGACGATCCGGCCATTATCTGCTACCTGGGATATATCGGCGAAGAGAAGTGTCTTGTCATCGGCGAACAGAAGGGCCGGGGAACGAAAAACAAGCTCAAACGCAATTTCGGCATGCCCCATCCGGAGGGATACCGCAAGGCGCTGAGGGCTGCAAAACTCGCCGAAAAATTCGACATCCCGATTCTGATGCTGATCGATACGCCGGGGGCCTATCCCGGCCTCGGCGCGGAAGAGCGCGGGCAGAGCGAAGCGATCGCCCGCAATCTACTGGAACTGAGCCGACTTGATACGATTACCGTATCGGTGGTCATCGGCGAAGGGGGCAGCGGAGGAGCGCTGGCCATCGGCGTCGCCGACAGATTGGCGATGATGCGCTACTCCATCTTCAGTGTCATATCGCCGGAGGGGTGTGCCGCGATTCTCTGGAACGACCCGGCGAAAGTGGAGCAGGCGACCAAGGCGTTGAAGATCACCCCCGACGAACTTCTGAAAATGGATCTGATCGACCAGATAATCGACGAGCCGCTGATCGGTGCCCATCGGGACAAAGAGGGCGCCGCCAAAGCGGTGGGGGACTATTTCCTCGCACAGCTTGCGGAGCTCAAAGGTCTCGACCGCGACGAGCGTCTGAAAAAAAGGTACGAGAAGATGATGGGGTATGGCGCTTTTGCCGAACCCCAGAAAAAGGAGTAG
- the acpP gene encoding acyl carrier protein, translated as MAIFDDVKEVVVEQLNVNPDEVKLESKFVEDLGADSLDVVELVMALEEKFGIEIPDDQAEKIQTVGDAVKYIEENK; from the coding sequence ATGGCAATTTTTGACGACGTAAAAGAGGTAGTTGTAGAGCAGCTCAACGTCAATCCGGACGAAGTGAAGTTGGAGTCCAAATTTGTTGAGGATCTCGGTGCGGACAGCCTCGATGTTGTTGAACTCGTCATGGCGCTTGAAGAGAAGTTCGGGATCGAAATTCCGGACGATCAGGCTGAAAAGATCCAGACTGTCGGCGATGCGGTCAAGTATATCGAAGAGAACAAGTAA
- the fabG gene encoding 3-oxoacyl-ACP reductase FabG, with product MRFSGKNVLVTGASRGIGAEIAKTLAGYGLKVWINYRSGAEAADAVKAQIETDGGEAAVIGFDVSDEAAYVDAVKTIVDADGELSYIVNNAGITKDKLAMRMKVEEFEAVLKANLTSAFVGCREAIKVMGKKRFGAVVNVASIVGETGNAGQTNYSASKGGLIAMTKSFALEGAPRNIRFNSVTPGFIKTDMTDELKEEIRQSFIDRIPLSRFGDPREVAEAIAFLLSDHASYITGETLKVNGGMNMA from the coding sequence ATGAGATTTTCGGGTAAAAACGTTTTAGTGACAGGGGCTAGCCGCGGTATCGGGGCGGAAATCGCCAAGACACTGGCGGGGTACGGCCTGAAAGTGTGGATCAACTACCGAAGCGGCGCCGAGGCGGCGGATGCGGTGAAAGCCCAGATCGAAACGGACGGCGGCGAAGCGGCGGTGATCGGATTTGATGTCAGTGACGAAGCGGCCTATGTGGATGCGGTCAAAACCATCGTGGATGCCGACGGGGAACTCAGCTACATCGTCAACAACGCCGGTATCACAAAAGACAAGCTGGCGATGCGGATGAAGGTGGAGGAGTTCGAAGCGGTGCTCAAAGCCAACCTCACCTCTGCCTTCGTCGGCTGCCGCGAGGCGATCAAGGTGATGGGAAAAAAACGATTCGGAGCCGTCGTCAATGTCGCCTCCATCGTCGGGGAGACAGGCAATGCGGGCCAGACCAACTACAGCGCTTCCAAAGGTGGTCTCATCGCCATGACGAAGAGCTTCGCATTGGAGGGTGCGCCCCGAAACATCCGTTTCAACAGCGTCACTCCCGGTTTCATCAAAACCGACATGACCGACGAACTGAAAGAGGAGATCCGGCAGAGTTTCATCGACCGTATACCCCTCTCCCGTTTCGGAGACCCCAGGGAAGTTGCCGAAGCGATCGCTTTTTTGCTCAGTGACCACGCCTCCTACATCACAGGAGAAACCCTCAAAGTCAACGGCGGCATGAATATGGCTTGA
- a CDS encoding HDOD domain-containing protein, translating into MVTPKQIAEYIRQIPPLPESLKKTIDALEEGELAKAAKAAEADPALIQYLKQVVNSAAYGFRNELKDASQIFSALGVERAKQLLYAYMVTLIAPKEWAFFTIDNQGFRQFQTDLMRQWERIVRHEGAKEKYLSAAAIMSAGLVVADAIFADHASDVALLRESGDYDLDTILERVSRLTFDRLVATIAKKWEVDKDVTELVALAFGREECAPQIRFCKLARMLHLLLFFELSRPAMMDAGANAFISFNPEFSEPVLEEFQEIAGIE; encoded by the coding sequence ATGGTGACACCCAAGCAAATCGCAGAGTATATTCGACAAATTCCGCCCCTTCCCGAATCGCTCAAAAAGACGATCGACGCCCTGGAAGAGGGTGAACTCGCGAAAGCGGCGAAAGCGGCAGAAGCCGATCCCGCATTGATTCAGTATCTCAAACAGGTGGTCAACAGTGCCGCCTACGGATTCCGCAACGAGCTGAAGGATGCTTCGCAGATCTTCTCGGCTTTGGGTGTCGAACGTGCCAAACAGCTTCTGTATGCCTATATGGTTACACTGATCGCACCGAAAGAGTGGGCCTTCTTCACGATCGACAACCAAGGGTTCAGACAGTTTCAGACGGACTTGATGCGCCAATGGGAGCGGATTGTCAGGCACGAGGGAGCCAAGGAGAAGTACCTGAGTGCCGCGGCCATTATGAGTGCGGGACTCGTTGTCGCCGATGCGATATTCGCGGACCACGCCTCCGACGTAGCGCTTCTGAGGGAATCGGGAGACTACGATCTCGATACGATTCTGGAGCGGGTAAGCCGGCTTACGTTCGACCGCCTCGTGGCGACCATCGCCAAGAAGTGGGAGGTGGACAAAGATGTGACGGAATTGGTCGCTCTGGCTTTCGGAAGAGAGGAGTGTGCACCTCAAATTCGGTTTTGCAAGCTGGCACGTATGCTTCATCTGCTTCTCTTCTTTGAGTTGAGTCGGCCTGCGATGATGGATGCCGGAGCCAATGCGTTCATCAGTTTCAATCCCGAATTTTCTGAACCGGTGCTCGAAGAGTTCCAGGAGATTGCGGGGATCGAATGA
- the mraY gene encoding phospho-N-acetylmuramoyl-pentapeptide-transferase: MLYWFYRHLDINLFQYITVRSGFAFFLAFILTIWLMPLFIRWAKAKKASQPINKFAPKAHLKKRDTPTMGGVVFIFSTLVASLLSAKLNNPYVMGALITLIGFCTIGYTDDLGKVVSGNNLHGLSARAKLGLQILIAFCISAFLVYYAGFDTQFYIPFVKFPLFDMMWGSLLFWPLVIVAASNAVNLTDGLDGLATVPSIFGLFSLGVIVYITGNAILSNYLLWPKVIGVGEVTVVASALIGALIGFLWYNCNPAEVFMGDSGSLAVGAFLGYMAILGKSEILLILIGAIFVIETVSVIAQVGSYKLRGKRIFLMAPIHHHFEMKQWAENKIIVRFWIIAFIANLLALITLKIR; this comes from the coding sequence ATGCTCTATTGGTTCTACCGCCATCTCGACATCAACCTTTTCCAGTACATCACCGTCCGTTCCGGATTCGCTTTTTTTCTCGCCTTTATCCTGACCATCTGGCTCATGCCCCTCTTCATCCGTTGGGCGAAAGCGAAAAAAGCGAGCCAGCCCATCAACAAGTTCGCCCCCAAGGCACACCTGAAAAAACGGGACACTCCGACCATGGGCGGTGTGGTTTTCATTTTCTCCACCCTCGTAGCAAGCCTGCTCAGTGCCAAACTCAACAATCCCTATGTCATGGGCGCCCTCATCACGCTGATAGGATTCTGCACCATCGGCTATACCGACGACCTCGGGAAAGTGGTTTCCGGCAACAATCTCCACGGATTGAGCGCCCGTGCGAAACTCGGGCTTCAGATTCTCATCGCTTTTTGTATCAGCGCCTTTCTCGTCTACTATGCCGGATTCGACACGCAGTTTTATATTCCGTTTGTCAAATTCCCACTCTTTGACATGATGTGGGGTTCTCTCCTTTTCTGGCCGCTGGTCATCGTCGCGGCGAGCAACGCGGTCAACCTCACGGACGGTCTGGACGGTCTGGCGACGGTCCCTTCCATTTTCGGCCTCTTCTCACTGGGCGTCATCGTCTACATTACCGGCAACGCCATTTTGAGCAACTATCTCCTCTGGCCCAAAGTCATCGGTGTTGGAGAGGTGACTGTCGTCGCATCGGCACTCATAGGCGCCCTCATCGGTTTTCTCTGGTACAACTGCAACCCGGCCGAGGTCTTCATGGGAGACAGCGGAAGTCTGGCGGTGGGCGCTTTCCTGGGATACATGGCGATTCTTGGCAAAAGTGAGATTCTGCTGATTCTCATCGGCGCCATCTTCGTCATCGAAACCGTCTCTGTCATCGCCCAGGTGGGCAGCTACAAACTGAGGGGCAAGCGCATCTTCCTGATGGCTCCCATCCACCACCATTTCGAAATGAAACAGTGGGCCGAGAACAAGATCATCGTGCGATTCTGGATCATCGCCTTCATTGCCAACCTCCTGGCCCTCATCACACTGAAGATACGATGA
- the rpmB gene encoding 50S ribosomal protein L28: MARKCAITGKGPMTGNNVSHAHNKTKRRFLPNLRTVRITLEDGTRKKIRVAASTLRTMKKRGA; encoded by the coding sequence ATGGCACGAAAATGCGCAATCACAGGAAAAGGTCCAATGACCGGCAACAACGTCAGTCACGCCCACAACAAGACGAAACGGCGTTTTCTTCCCAACCTCCGTACGGTCCGCATCACGCTCGAAGACGGCACCCGTAAAAAAATCCGTGTTGCGGCTTCGACGCTACGCACCATGAAAAAACGGGGCGCCTGA
- a CDS encoding beta-ketoacyl-ACP synthase II, whose translation MRRVVVTGLGMINAVGHDKESSFKAILEGQCGIERITLFDASSFSVQIAAEVKNFDPKTVMDPKEVKKADRFIQLGLKAAAEAIEDAGIDESVERESFGVSCASGIGGLPTIEKNSIVLHERGPRRISPFFIPSALANMLGGFVSIAHTLKGPNLGSVTACAAGTHAISEAAKTILLGGADRMLVVGGEAAITGIGVGGFAAMKALSTRNDDPKHASRPFDKERDGFIMGEGAGALVLEEYEAAKARGANIYAELIGFGESGDANHITTPTMDGPLRAMKAAMKMAGNPRVDYVNAHGTSTPINDRNETAALKELFGGKEKCPAVSSTKGQIGHCLGAAGAIEAVITLMAIREGTIPPTINYENPDPDCDLDYVPNEARKADIEVAMSNSFGFGGTNGVVIFKKV comes from the coding sequence GTGAGGCGAGTGGTAGTCACCGGGCTTGGGATGATAAACGCAGTAGGTCATGATAAAGAGAGTTCTTTTAAAGCCATACTTGAGGGACAATGTGGCATTGAAAGAATTACTTTGTTCGATGCGAGCAGCTTCAGTGTGCAGATTGCCGCGGAGGTAAAGAATTTCGACCCGAAAACCGTGATGGATCCCAAAGAGGTGAAAAAAGCCGACCGGTTCATACAACTGGGTCTCAAAGCGGCGGCCGAAGCGATCGAAGATGCAGGCATCGACGAATCGGTGGAGCGGGAAAGCTTCGGCGTGAGCTGCGCTTCGGGAATCGGCGGACTGCCGACCATCGAAAAAAACTCCATCGTTCTTCATGAAAGAGGCCCCCGGCGCATCTCTCCCTTTTTCATTCCTTCGGCGCTCGCCAACATGCTGGGGGGATTCGTTTCGATCGCCCATACACTCAAAGGGCCGAATCTCGGGTCTGTCACGGCTTGCGCCGCCGGCACCCATGCCATCAGCGAGGCAGCAAAGACGATACTTCTCGGCGGTGCCGACAGAATGCTCGTCGTTGGCGGAGAAGCCGCCATTACAGGTATCGGAGTCGGCGGATTTGCCGCCATGAAAGCGCTCAGTACGAGAAACGACGATCCCAAGCACGCTTCGCGGCCGTTCGACAAGGAGCGCGACGGTTTCATTATGGGCGAAGGGGCCGGAGCTTTGGTGCTCGAAGAGTACGAAGCGGCCAAAGCGCGCGGCGCGAACATCTATGCCGAACTGATCGGTTTCGGTGAGAGCGGAGATGCGAACCATATTACGACGCCGACGATGGACGGACCGCTGCGTGCCATGAAAGCGGCCATGAAAATGGCAGGCAATCCCCGTGTCGACTACGTCAATGCCCACGGCACCTCTACGCCCATCAACGACAGGAACGAAACAGCCGCACTGAAAGAGCTTTTCGGAGGCAAGGAGAAGTGTCCTGCGGTGAGTTCGACCAAAGGGCAGATCGGCCACTGTCTGGGCGCCGCCGGCGCGATCGAAGCGGTGATTACGCTGATGGCGATACGTGAGGGGACCATTCCTCCGACGATCAACTACGAAAACCCGGATCCGGACTGCGATCTCGACTATGTCCCCAACGAAGCGAGAAAAGCGGATATCGAAGTGGCCATGAGCAACTCCTTTGGATTCGGCGGCACCAACGGCGTCGTCATCTTCAAAAAGGTCTGA
- a CDS encoding Mur ligase family protein: MIVSLFGYGKTTRAIAEKLGPCDFYDDHVTVPHKDDKGNRLLPPSLFDPEKSDVEIPSPGFPPTHPLIREAKNLISEYDLFLSDYGRQIRESRIGISSFSPRPFTIWISGTNGKTTTTQMLTHLLEDRGAVSGGNIGTPLARMDAKAPIWVLETSSFTLHYTRFAKPDLYLLLPVTPDHLSWHGGEEAYTADKLKPLGFMQEGEAVLLPHLFERCATDGFLIPYEGTDDICAYFGIDPKKVEFEGAFALDAVLALGVAKILFDEIDYEKINKFKLEPHRQEKIIDSRGRLWINDTKATNIDATAQALVPWKERTVHLILGGDDKGVDLSPLFEKLKEYDLFIYAIGSNREKIAKLAQRYRIGCEVDETLERAVEAIDKRHTQKSVAILSPAAASLDQFASYAQRGELFKKIVSSF; this comes from the coding sequence ATGATCGTCTCGCTTTTTGGTTACGGTAAAACGACACGGGCCATCGCCGAAAAACTGGGGCCATGCGATTTCTACGACGATCATGTTACGGTCCCGCACAAAGACGACAAAGGCAATCGGCTGCTTCCCCCCTCGCTCTTTGACCCCGAAAAAAGCGATGTGGAGATTCCCAGTCCCGGATTTCCGCCGACACATCCGCTGATCCGAGAGGCCAAAAACCTCATCAGCGAATACGACCTTTTCCTCTCCGACTACGGCCGGCAAATCCGGGAATCTCGCATCGGAATATCTTCTTTCTCCCCTCGCCCCTTTACGATCTGGATTTCCGGGACCAACGGCAAAACGACGACGACCCAGATGCTCACCCATCTGCTTGAAGATCGCGGGGCTGTCAGCGGCGGCAACATCGGCACGCCACTGGCCAGGATGGATGCCAAAGCGCCCATCTGGGTCCTTGAGACCAGTTCGTTTACCCTCCATTACACCCGTTTTGCCAAACCCGATCTCTATCTGCTTCTTCCCGTAACACCCGATCACCTCAGCTGGCACGGGGGAGAAGAGGCGTACACTGCCGACAAACTCAAGCCTCTGGGTTTCATGCAAGAAGGCGAAGCCGTCCTGCTTCCCCACCTTTTTGAAAGGTGTGCCACCGACGGTTTCCTCATACCCTACGAGGGAACCGACGACATCTGTGCCTATTTCGGTATCGATCCCAAAAAGGTGGAATTCGAAGGGGCTTTTGCGCTCGATGCGGTCCTGGCGCTGGGAGTGGCGAAGATTCTTTTCGACGAGATCGACTACGAAAAAATCAACAAATTCAAACTTGAGCCGCATCGGCAGGAGAAGATAATCGACAGTCGGGGGCGTCTGTGGATCAACGATACCAAAGCAACCAATATCGATGCGACGGCGCAGGCACTCGTGCCGTGGAAAGAGCGTACCGTTCATCTCATTCTGGGCGGAGACGACAAGGGCGTTGATCTCTCACCGCTGTTTGAGAAGCTCAAGGAGTACGATCTTTTTATCTATGCCATCGGAAGCAACCGAGAAAAGATCGCAAAACTGGCACAACGCTACCGCATTGGCTGTGAAGTCGACGAAACATTGGAACGCGCCGTCGAAGCCATCGACAAACGGCATACGCAAAAAAGCGTGGCCATTCTTTCGCCTGCGGCCGCAAGCCTCGACCAGTTTGCCTCCTATGCACAACGGGGCGAACTTTTCAAAAAAATTGTCAGCAGTTTTTAA